The Proteus vulgaris genome has a segment encoding these proteins:
- the tonB_1 gene encoding TonB-like protein, with translation MKIKLAILSLLCSTILLNGCATQSIQPDAQSNLLLKPKLADEPEKMTQSEIKESNLTVKNYPKNLLRPLPSYPVKACSQGIEGELKAKFDVDENGHVQNIRILDSPLVDVFGLSLIHAMEQWRYETGKPAKDLNLVMEFKL, from the coding sequence ATGAAAATAAAATTAGCTATTTTAAGTTTACTTTGTAGCACTATTTTACTAAATGGATGTGCGACTCAATCAATACAGCCGGATGCTCAATCTAATTTGTTATTGAAACCAAAATTAGCCGATGAACCAGAGAAAATGACTCAAAGTGAAATAAAAGAGTCAAATCTTACGGTTAAAAATTACCCTAAGAATTTATTACGTCCATTACCTAGTTATCCTGTAAAAGCTTGTTCTCAAGGCATTGAAGGTGAATTAAAGGCGAAATTTGATGTTGATGAAAATGGGCATGTACAAAATATTAGGATTTTAGACTCACCTTTAGTGGATGTTTTTGGTTTGTCACTTATTCACGCAATGGAACAATGGCGCTATGAAACAGGAAAACCAGCAAAAGATTTAAATTTGGTTATGGAATTTAAGCTTTGA
- the aes gene encoding Acetyl esterase: MKTKNKINVLELISPEMKQVMQFYADNPQPAPENDGYPSMRLAYNQDRRYWNADAPEMFNIQDISVSTSYGNVLTRLYQPKEKTPATLYYLHGGGFILGNLDTHDRIMRLLASYTGCTVIGIDYSLSPEAHYPQAIDESAQVCLYYHQNAKHYDINTQQIGFAGDSAGAMLSLATVLWLRDKHINCGKVSATLLWYGLYGLRDSTSRRLYGGEWDGLRQQDLEEYDNAYLTALGSRDAPYYCLFNNDLTQDIPPCFIASAQYDPLIDDSVTLFKTLEAHQLPCEYKMYSGTLHAFLHYSRMMKVADDAIRDGAHYFVKQLAL, from the coding sequence ATGAAAACTAAAAATAAAATCAATGTGCTAGAGCTTATTTCGCCAGAGATGAAACAAGTTATGCAATTTTATGCAGATAATCCGCAACCTGCGCCAGAAAATGATGGCTATCCATCGATGCGTCTTGCTTATAATCAAGATAGGCGTTATTGGAATGCTGATGCACCAGAGATGTTTAACATACAAGATATTTCGGTGAGTACTTCTTATGGGAATGTATTAACACGTCTTTATCAACCCAAAGAAAAAACACCTGCAACACTTTATTATCTTCATGGTGGCGGTTTTATTTTAGGGAATTTAGATACTCACGATCGCATTATGCGACTGCTTGCCAGTTATACTGGTTGTACTGTTATTGGTATTGACTATTCACTGTCACCAGAAGCGCATTATCCTCAAGCCATTGATGAATCCGCACAGGTTTGTCTGTATTATCATCAAAATGCAAAACACTACGATATTAATACACAACAGATTGGTTTTGCGGGTGACTCCGCAGGTGCGATGTTATCGCTTGCCACAGTATTATGGTTACGTGACAAACACATTAACTGCGGTAAAGTGAGTGCCACTTTGCTTTGGTATGGATTATATGGCTTACGCGATTCTACCAGCCGTCGACTTTATGGTGGTGAATGGGATGGGTTGCGCCAACAAGATTTAGAAGAGTATGACAATGCGTATTTAACCGCACTTGGCAGTCGTGACGCACCTTATTATTGCTTATTTAATAACGATTTAACGCAAGATATTCCACCTTGCTTTATCGCTAGCGCACAATACGACCCACTTATTGATGATAGTGTGACGCTATTTAAAACCTTAGAAGCGCATCAATTACCTTGTGAATATAAAATGTATTCCGGCACATTACATGCTTTTTTACACTATTCACGTATGATGAAAGTGGCAGATGACGCCATTCGAGATGGCGCTCACTATTTTGTAAAACAACTGGCTTTGTAA
- a CDS encoding NUDIX-family hydrolase has translation MNEQDFLASYNRRDFLSPLITVDAVLFTYHEEQLKVLLVKRGEHPEKGKWGLPGGFVDEVQDKCLEDTVLRKLKEKTGVIPPYIEQLCSVGNDQRDARGWSVTVCYTALMAHQACEAHIDTVDSVMWCPIDEVTQQSLAFDHRELITQARERLKQKSLYSIVPGFALPEVFTLPELQHVHEILIGKEIQKKSFRRRIEQADLLIDTGEKRAERGRPASLYRLKEASADYRFIRNLEF, from the coding sequence ATGAATGAACAAGATTTTTTAGCCAGTTATAATCGTCGTGATTTCCTATCCCCACTCATCACCGTTGATGCCGTGCTGTTTACTTATCATGAAGAGCAGTTAAAAGTGTTGTTAGTGAAAAGAGGGGAGCATCCTGAAAAAGGAAAATGGGGTTTACCCGGTGGATTTGTCGATGAAGTGCAAGATAAATGTCTTGAAGATACGGTGCTAAGAAAATTAAAAGAGAAAACGGGGGTCATCCCTCCTTATATTGAGCAACTCTGTTCAGTGGGGAACGATCAGCGTGATGCAAGAGGCTGGTCGGTAACAGTCTGTTATACCGCGTTAATGGCACATCAAGCGTGCGAAGCTCATATTGATACTGTGGATTCGGTAATGTGGTGCCCTATTGATGAGGTTACACAACAAAGCTTAGCGTTTGATCATCGAGAGTTAATTACACAAGCGAGAGAGCGTTTAAAGCAAAAATCACTCTATTCAATTGTTCCCGGATTTGCATTACCCGAAGTGTTTACCTTGCCTGAGTTACAGCATGTTCATGAAATTCTGATTGGGAAAGAAATCCAGAAAAAATCCTTTAGACGACGCATCGAACAAGCAGATTTATTGATTGATACAGGAGAAAAACGGGCAGAAAGAGGACGCCCTGCAAGTCTGTATCGACTTAAAGAGGCGTCCGCGGATTATCGGTTTATTCGAAATCTTGAGTTCTAG
- a CDS encoding SPFH domain / Band 7 family: MFNLNYFKADSSTFIIKSVNGKIRQQGKGLSFWYNSATTSIAALPLNAQEAPFIFNFQTADFQSLRIQGQISFQVKTPEKAAEVLNFNLSKNGKSYASEDPLKLSDRVVRIAQTLIQAKIQSTPLREALLLSQSLVTLVMEQLIEHSSLEALGIAILDVSIAAITPSPETLKALEAEARESLLKEADDAIYARRKFSVEQERTIKEAELETDLSVQRKRQEIEEARLENERTLLREQAEIEKERLEAKVNAEAKRKELVALSAENQRTQSEADAYAIEATMRAYRELPVENLKAMALAKMDSQQLMAMAFETLALNSGKIGELNITPDLFSQFMKKGGK, encoded by the coding sequence ATGTTTAACTTAAATTATTTTAAAGCTGACTCATCAACATTCATCATTAAATCCGTTAATGGTAAAATCCGCCAACAAGGTAAAGGCTTAAGTTTTTGGTATAACTCAGCCACAACCTCCATTGCGGCATTACCTTTAAACGCACAAGAAGCGCCATTTATTTTTAACTTCCAAACCGCAGACTTTCAGAGTTTACGCATCCAAGGACAAATTTCATTTCAGGTCAAAACCCCTGAAAAAGCGGCAGAAGTGCTCAACTTTAACTTAAGTAAAAACGGTAAGTCATATGCCTCTGAAGATCCACTCAAACTCAGTGATCGTGTTGTGCGTATTGCACAAACCTTAATTCAAGCAAAGATCCAAAGTACTCCCCTCAGAGAAGCATTATTACTCAGCCAATCATTAGTGACTTTGGTGATGGAACAATTAATTGAACACTCATCATTAGAAGCATTAGGCATTGCAATTTTAGATGTTTCTATTGCAGCAATTACCCCATCACCAGAAACCTTAAAAGCGCTAGAAGCCGAGGCAAGAGAATCCTTACTGAAAGAAGCCGATGATGCAATTTATGCGCGTCGTAAATTCTCAGTTGAACAAGAGCGCACCATTAAAGAAGCAGAATTAGAAACTGACTTATCCGTTCAACGCAAACGACAAGAAATTGAAGAAGCACGTTTAGAAAATGAACGTACATTATTACGAGAACAAGCAGAAATTGAAAAAGAACGCCTTGAAGCCAAAGTGAATGCTGAAGCAAAACGCAAAGAACTTGTCGCATTAAGTGCCGAAAATCAGCGAACACAATCAGAAGCTGATGCCTACGCCATTGAAGCGACCATGCGAGCTTACCGTGAATTGCCCGTTGAAAACTTAAAAGCCATGGCGCTAGCAAAAATGGACTCACAACAATTAATGGCAATGGCATTTGAAACCTTAGCGCTTAATTCAGGGAAAATCGGCGAACTGAATATTACCCCTGATTTATTTAGCCAATTTATGAAAAAAGGCGGTAAATAA
- a CDS encoding Predicted sugar kinase has translation MQRNNDFRFVLVMRKSRLQELIERFNTWSQAKFYLEHNNVEVKDYLNEHNLYQKQLTEAELILKSLGRFQLLERNLLPSYQFSPHDIVVVIGQDGLVANTLKYLNGQPIIAINPDPSRWDGKLLPFEIGQLKETVINTINQKMPFKTVTFAQATTNDGQSLLAVNDLFIGPKSHTSAQYILQWDGAQEAQSSSGIIVSTGLGSTGWFQSILAGAMAITGKASHPLLQGFNWGDRKLQFSVREPFPSRTTGVTLTFGTIEPDSPLQLESLMPENGVIFSDGIEDDYLPFNAGCIAHIGIADIQGQLISQKGRQRI, from the coding sequence ATGCAACGTAACAACGATTTTCGCTTTGTGTTAGTGATGAGAAAAAGCCGTTTACAAGAATTAATCGAGCGCTTTAATACCTGGTCACAAGCCAAGTTTTATTTAGAACACAACAATGTTGAGGTAAAGGATTACCTCAACGAACACAATCTATATCAAAAACAATTAACAGAAGCCGAGTTGATTTTAAAATCCCTAGGACGCTTTCAGCTATTAGAACGAAATTTATTACCTAGCTATCAATTTTCACCCCACGATATTGTGGTGGTGATTGGTCAAGATGGGCTTGTAGCTAATACACTGAAATATCTCAATGGGCAGCCTATCATTGCAATAAACCCTGATCCATCAAGATGGGATGGTAAATTATTACCCTTTGAAATAGGGCAATTAAAAGAGACGGTGATTAATACCATTAATCAAAAAATGCCATTTAAAACGGTCACTTTCGCGCAAGCGACAACCAATGATGGTCAATCATTATTAGCAGTTAATGACCTATTTATTGGCCCTAAAAGTCACACTTCCGCGCAGTATATTTTACAATGGGATGGTGCTCAAGAAGCACAATCCTCATCAGGCATCATTGTGTCAACGGGATTAGGATCAACTGGGTGGTTTCAATCTATTCTTGCGGGCGCAATGGCAATAACAGGAAAAGCTTCGCACCCTCTGTTACAAGGGTTTAACTGGGGTGATCGAAAGCTACAATTTAGTGTCAGAGAGCCATTTCCTAGCAGAACAACAGGTGTCACACTGACTTTTGGCACTATTGAGCCTGACTCACCGTTACAATTAGAGTCTTTGATGCCAGAAAATGGAGTTATTTTTTCGGATGGCATCGAAGATGACTATTTACCGTTTAATGCAGGCTGTATAGCGCATATTGGTATCGCTGATATACAAGGGCAATTAATTAGCCAAAAAGGACGTCAGCGGATTTAG
- the tetRJ gene encoding tetracycline repressor protein TetR, with amino-acid sequence MAKLDKEQVIDNALVLLHEVGIDGLTTRKLAQKIGVEQPTLYWHVKNKRALLDALAETILQKHHHHVLPLPNETWQDFLRNNAKSFRQALLMYRDGGKIHAGTRPSESQFETSEQQLQFLCDAGFSLSQAVYALSAIAHFTLGSVLETQEHQESQKEREKTEPNTVHYPPLLTQAVAIMDSDNGDAAFLFVLDVMISGLETVLRNTQ; translated from the coding sequence ATGGCAAAGTTAGATAAAGAACAAGTGATTGATAATGCGTTAGTTTTACTTCATGAAGTGGGGATTGACGGCCTAACGACGCGCAAATTAGCGCAAAAAATAGGGGTAGAGCAACCCACCTTGTATTGGCATGTGAAGAATAAACGTGCGTTGTTAGATGCATTAGCAGAAACGATTTTGCAAAAACATCATCATCATGTTTTGCCATTGCCTAATGAAACATGGCAGGATTTTTTGAGAAATAACGCGAAAAGCTTTCGCCAAGCATTATTAATGTATCGTGATGGTGGCAAAATTCATGCAGGAACTCGCCCGTCTGAAAGCCAATTTGAGACATCAGAACAGCAACTACAATTTTTATGTGATGCCGGATTTAGTTTGTCTCAAGCCGTATATGCGTTGAGTGCTATTGCGCATTTTACATTAGGATCAGTTCTTGAAACTCAAGAGCATCAAGAAAGCCAAAAAGAGCGTGAGAAAACAGAGCCCAATACTGTTCACTATCCGCCATTATTAACTCAAGCCGTTGCCATTATGGATAGTGATAATGGTGATGCTGCATTTTTGTTTGTCCTTGATGTAATGATTTCAGGACTTGAAACGGTGTTACGTAACACTCAATAA